In one window of Eggerthella guodeyinii DNA:
- a CDS encoding ABC transporter permease subunit (The N-terminal region of this protein, as described by TIGR01726, is a three transmembrane segment that identifies a subfamily of ABC transporter permease subunits, which specificities that include histidine, arginine, glutamine, glutamate, L-cystine (sic), the opines (in Agrobacterium) octopine and nopaline, etc.): MLDIFAPYKWEALFERWPDILAAFGTTVGISVLALVIALALGIVFGVLSVSRIPVLRGITRVYVEVVQNVPLLLQVFVFYAIFPLLGLSLAAFWIGVLAIGIYHGGYISEVVRSGIGSIHRGQFEAAKSQGFSYWQSMFVIILPQAIRIIMPPLAVQAANLVKNTSVLALIAGGELMYFSNSFAGATSYYGPVYVVAALLYFVICFPLSRLALYLERRTRAHKHVSTGDATEALAEDTMEVTPGTHDITGRAAADAMAGGVQTMYGTVDIAPARVAPSPRHPLHALAEDALEPGVAPENPYDQTFTGNQAAEIADEIGREIAQEIADEYGDEERAARAMRTKSGRVKAHRRLERRVAARRGVEGDHDQMGAAVPTTPDAAAEGARDGQARRRSPEADEALASRAETVTSDRITSDVRRRVDESVQAQAARDQVRDRAELGEEAFLDNDYLPGELEQPDERIAQVRAPHDEADFDAEAESAAGREGRRERREEHREERRERREARERADETGGPQTVQPDDVRLDEEADAALEDAEEAAETDERSMDVERAELADGEEAATTDEGGKER; the protein is encoded by the coding sequence ATGCTTGATATCTTCGCGCCCTACAAATGGGAGGCGCTGTTCGAGCGCTGGCCCGACATCCTGGCCGCGTTCGGCACCACGGTGGGCATCTCGGTGCTGGCGCTGGTCATCGCGCTGGCGCTGGGCATCGTGTTCGGCGTGCTGTCGGTGTCGCGCATCCCCGTGCTGCGCGGCATCACCCGCGTGTACGTCGAGGTGGTGCAGAACGTGCCCCTGCTGCTGCAGGTGTTCGTGTTCTACGCCATCTTCCCGCTGCTGGGCCTGTCGCTGGCCGCGTTCTGGATCGGCGTGCTGGCCATCGGCATCTACCACGGCGGCTACATCTCCGAGGTGGTGCGCTCCGGCATCGGCTCCATCCACCGCGGGCAGTTCGAGGCGGCGAAGAGCCAGGGCTTCTCGTACTGGCAGTCGATGTTCGTGATCATATTGCCCCAGGCCATCCGCATCATCATGCCGCCGCTTGCCGTGCAGGCCGCCAACTTGGTGAAGAACACGTCGGTGCTCGCGCTCATTGCGGGCGGCGAGCTCATGTACTTCTCGAACTCGTTCGCCGGCGCGACGAGCTACTACGGCCCCGTGTACGTGGTGGCGGCGCTGCTGTACTTCGTCATCTGCTTCCCGCTGTCGCGCCTGGCGCTGTACCTCGAGCGCCGCACCCGCGCCCACAAGCACGTGTCCACGGGCGACGCCACCGAGGCGCTGGCCGAGGACACGATGGAGGTCACGCCGGGCACGCACGACATCACCGGCCGCGCGGCGGCCGACGCGATGGCCGGCGGCGTGCAGACCATGTACGGCACGGTGGACATCGCGCCGGCGCGCGTGGCGCCCTCGCCGCGCCACCCGCTGCACGCGCTGGCCGAGGACGCGCTCGAGCCGGGCGTGGCGCCGGAGAACCCGTACGACCAGACCTTCACCGGCAACCAGGCCGCCGAGATCGCCGACGAGATCGGGCGCGAGATCGCCCAGGAGATCGCCGACGAGTACGGCGACGAGGAGCGGGCCGCGCGCGCCATGCGCACGAAGTCGGGGCGCGTGAAGGCGCACCGGCGCCTCGAGCGCCGCGTCGCCGCGCGCCGCGGCGTGGAGGGCGATCACGATCAGATGGGCGCCGCCGTGCCCACGACGCCCGACGCCGCCGCCGAAGGCGCGCGCGACGGGCAGGCGCGCCGCCGTTCTCCCGAGGCCGACGAGGCGCTGGCCTCGCGGGCCGAGACGGTGACGAGCGACCGTATCACGAGCGACGTCAGGCGTCGCGTTGACGAAAGCGTGCAGGCGCAGGCCGCGCGCGACCAGGTCCGCGACCGCGCGGAGCTGGGAGAGGAGGCTTTCTTGGATAACGATTACCTGCCGGGCGAGCTGGAGCAGCCCGATGAGCGCATCGCCCAGGTGCGCGCACCGCACGACGAGGCCGATTTCGACGCCGAGGCCGAGAGCGCCGCAGGGCGCGAGGGCCGTCGCGAGCGTCGCGAAGAGCATCGGGAAGAACGCCGCGAGCGCCGCGAGGCGCGCGAGCGGGCCGACGAGACCGGCGGCCCCCAGACCGTGCAGCCTGACGACGTGCGCCTCGACGAGGAGGCGGACGCGGCGCTCGAGGACGCCGAGGAGGCGGCCGAGACCGACGAGCGCTCCATGGACGTGGAGCGCGCCGAGCTCGCCGACGGCGAAGAGGCCGCCACGACCGACGAAGGGGGAAAGGAGCGCTGA
- a CDS encoding amino acid ABC transporter permease has protein sequence MSDIAALFTWVNMRFLLQGLGMTLLISALAILCSVVLGTVISVMRTSNARVLRGIATVYIEIFKNTPLLLWIMFTFFVAQLPPIGAAVLAFTLFTSASVAEIVRGGLASVPHGQYEAAKSQGFSAVQTYAVIILPQALRNMVPALLSQFVTTIKDTSYLWGAMALQELMGRGMILMNSYNSTTQIFAIFGIMALIYFIVCFTLSQIVRAYQRRLKEARTA, from the coding sequence ATGAGCGACATCGCCGCCCTGTTCACGTGGGTCAACATGCGCTTCCTGCTGCAGGGGCTCGGCATGACGCTGCTCATCTCCGCCCTGGCCATCCTCTGCTCGGTGGTGCTCGGCACCGTCATCTCGGTCATGCGCACGTCGAACGCCCGCGTGCTGCGGGGCATCGCCACCGTGTACATCGAGATATTCAAGAACACGCCGCTGCTGCTGTGGATCATGTTCACGTTCTTCGTGGCGCAGCTGCCGCCCATCGGCGCGGCCGTGCTGGCGTTCACGCTGTTCACCAGCGCGAGCGTGGCCGAGATCGTGCGCGGCGGCCTGGCCAGCGTGCCGCACGGCCAGTACGAGGCCGCCAAGTCGCAGGGGTTCTCCGCGGTGCAGACCTACGCGGTGATCATCCTGCCGCAGGCGCTGCGCAACATGGTGCCCGCGCTGCTGTCGCAGTTCGTGACCACCATCAAGGACACGAGCTACCTGTGGGGCGCCATGGCGCTGCAGGAGCTCATGGGCCGCGGCATGATCCTCATGAACAGCTACAACTCCACGACGCAGATATTCGCCATTTTCGGCATCATGGCCCTCATCTACTTCATCGTGTGCTTCACACTGTCTCAGATCGTGCGCGCCTACCAGCGTAGGTTGAAGGAAGCCCGCACCGCGTAG
- a CDS encoding type II toxin-antitoxin system RelE/ParE family toxin, producing MDFQVVFYRKADGSEPVREFMDALRPKLRSKMVGDLTKLEQRNIELREPYAKHVGKGLFELRIGHPNDIVRVFYFFYEGRRIIVTNGFIKKTNKTPRLELGRARRYKRDWEERRPL from the coding sequence ATGGACTTCCAGGTGGTGTTCTATCGTAAGGCGGACGGTTCGGAGCCGGTTCGGGAATTCATGGATGCGCTCAGGCCGAAACTGCGATCGAAGATGGTCGGCGATTTGACAAAGCTTGAGCAACGCAATATCGAGCTGCGCGAACCCTACGCCAAGCATGTGGGAAAGGGCCTTTTCGAGTTGAGGATCGGACACCCGAACGACATCGTTCGGGTGTTCTACTTCTTCTATGAAGGGCGTAGGATCATCGTGACGAACGGCTTTATCAAGAAGACGAATAAAACGCCGCGGTTGGAGCTCGGACGCGCGCGGAGGTATAAACGGGATTGGGAAGAGAGGCGGCCTTTATGA
- a CDS encoding helix-turn-helix domain-containing protein → MTTLSEYHAEQMKDPEYAAEYERLQPYYDVVDAIIAARAAEDLTQRELAQRCGMKQSAFARLESGNANPTIETLQRVAEGLGKKLRISFV, encoded by the coding sequence ATGACCACGCTCAGCGAATACCATGCGGAACAGATGAAAGACCCGGAATATGCCGCCGAGTACGAGCGCTTGCAGCCGTATTACGACGTCGTCGACGCCATCATCGCGGCGCGGGCCGCAGAGGACCTCACCCAGCGCGAGCTGGCGCAGCGGTGCGGCATGAAGCAGAGCGCGTTCGCGCGCCTGGAGTCCGGCAACGCGAACCCCACGATCGAAACGCTTCAGCGCGTGGCCGAAGGCCTCGGCAAGAAGCTCAGGATCAGCTTCGTCTGA
- a CDS encoding FAD-dependent oxidoreductase — protein sequence METTVETARTGSLTRRGFLTGAVAVGAASALGFAGCAPGATSAASAESSPADVRTYTGSGAGRMGDIMVKVGIADNVIASVEVIKQHETPMIANSALSRIPQLVVRNQSLDIDAVTGATITSFGLKEAIGNALSQAGLSEKDLAKTGKDDGIKAEEPIEADIAVVGGGLTGLVAAVRALQNGKRVALFEETAHLGGSSCVSDGWITGADTIMERAEGIEDSADQFYAFLTQGSEDPAIVPYPEITRTYAETSGPLMDWLDTYVNVDFGERKGGYGLYTPPDQPRIYGVNNGGGSMDMALIELIQSGIREGNASVVLEARATNILKDDGAVSGLEITYADGTVKEFPFKAVIMGTGGYSHNQDMMPYANCGTCSPSTASGHGWELAENAGACMLPPSIYAPYAGGIPNAGFEMRYQANLKFPGAIWVGLEGTRMANEDVPLLAKGAWGKASDNVGYVVFSDAQRIDGLRPIVLTSYLEGELTPWQSAELLDSLVDEGKVAWKADSAVELARAAGIDEAAFAQTIETYNGYCDAGNDADFGRTGLQKLEGALYALKTVPYQLQCTGGIRVNADANVLDASEQPIPGLYAGGEAIGMRQSSAGGQGGCGLGNAATWGYIAADSASAYVG from the coding sequence ATGGAAACCACTGTTGAAACCGCTCGGACGGGAAGCCTGACGCGTCGAGGATTTCTGACGGGAGCCGTAGCCGTCGGCGCCGCCTCGGCGCTCGGATTCGCCGGATGCGCGCCCGGCGCGACGAGCGCCGCCTCTGCCGAGAGCTCCCCCGCGGACGTGAGAACGTACACGGGTTCCGGCGCGGGACGCATGGGCGACATCATGGTGAAGGTGGGCATTGCCGACAACGTCATCGCGTCCGTGGAGGTCATCAAGCAGCACGAAACGCCGATGATCGCGAACTCGGCCCTTTCGCGCATCCCTCAGCTGGTCGTGCGAAACCAATCGCTCGACATCGACGCCGTCACCGGCGCCACCATCACGAGCTTCGGGCTCAAGGAGGCCATCGGCAACGCGTTGTCGCAGGCGGGACTGAGCGAAAAGGACTTGGCCAAAACCGGCAAGGACGACGGCATCAAAGCGGAGGAGCCCATCGAAGCCGATATCGCCGTCGTGGGCGGGGGGCTTACCGGCCTCGTTGCCGCCGTGCGAGCGCTGCAGAACGGCAAGCGGGTCGCCTTGTTCGAGGAAACGGCTCACCTGGGCGGATCATCCTGCGTTTCGGACGGATGGATCACGGGAGCCGACACCATCATGGAGCGCGCGGAGGGAATCGAGGACTCGGCAGACCAGTTCTACGCGTTCCTCACGCAAGGCAGCGAAGATCCGGCTATCGTCCCCTATCCCGAGATCACCCGCACGTACGCCGAAACATCCGGACCCCTCATGGACTGGCTCGACACGTACGTCAACGTGGATTTCGGCGAGCGCAAGGGCGGCTACGGCCTGTACACCCCGCCCGATCAGCCCCGCATATACGGCGTGAACAACGGCGGCGGATCGATGGACATGGCCCTCATCGAGCTGATCCAGAGCGGCATCCGAGAAGGCAACGCCTCCGTCGTTCTGGAAGCGCGAGCCACGAACATCCTCAAGGACGACGGTGCCGTAAGCGGCCTTGAGATCACCTACGCCGACGGCACGGTGAAGGAGTTTCCGTTCAAGGCCGTCATCATGGGGACGGGCGGCTACAGCCACAACCAGGACATGATGCCGTACGCGAATTGCGGCACCTGCTCGCCGTCCACCGCGTCGGGACACGGTTGGGAACTCGCCGAAAACGCTGGAGCCTGCATGCTGCCTCCTTCCATCTACGCGCCGTACGCGGGCGGCATCCCCAACGCGGGGTTCGAGATGCGATACCAAGCGAACCTCAAATTTCCCGGCGCCATTTGGGTGGGCTTGGAAGGCACCCGCATGGCCAACGAGGACGTGCCCCTCTTGGCGAAGGGCGCATGGGGCAAGGCGAGCGACAACGTCGGCTACGTGGTGTTCTCCGACGCGCAGCGCATTGACGGATTGCGGCCCATCGTGCTCACGAGCTACCTGGAAGGCGAGCTCACGCCGTGGCAAAGCGCCGAGCTGCTGGACAGCCTCGTGGACGAAGGCAAAGTGGCCTGGAAGGCCGACTCGGCGGTCGAGCTGGCGAGGGCGGCGGGAATAGACGAGGCCGCGTTCGCGCAAACGATCGAAACGTACAACGGATACTGCGACGCGGGAAACGATGCCGATTTCGGACGCACGGGGCTGCAGAAGCTCGAAGGCGCGTTGTACGCCCTCAAGACCGTCCCCTATCAGCTGCAATGCACGGGCGGCATCCGCGTGAACGCAGACGCGAACGTGCTGGACGCAAGCGAGCAGCCGATTCCGGGCCTCTATGCCGGCGGCGAGGCCATCGGCATGCGTCAAAGCTCGGCCGGCGGACAGGGCGGCTGCGGTCTGGGCAACGCCGCAACCTGGGGCTACATCGCCGCCGATTCCGCAAGCGCCTACGTGGGCTAG